In Exiguobacterium sp. 9-2, the genomic window ATCCACTTGACAACGGCGGCTATTATGCGGATTCCGCTCCTCGACTAAGCAATCCGATCGTCGAAGATGACGAGTACCGGGCACAAGCACGGAATTTGTCGCGCCGCTGGGTCGAACTATCCTGAACGCCAAAAAAAAACGACCGGCTCGTGGGAAGCCGGTCGTTTACCGTTGTGACGACTGGGGGTCAGATCACTCCTAAAGAATACGTTACATCGAAATAAAATTGTGGAATATGAAAAAAATCACAAAATAATGGGCAAACATGAAATCTTGAAGCAAAAAGGTTTTCTTCTCGCTTCGCATTCGTTAGGATAGAGAAGAATTTTTTTGAAACAGGAGGAATAACATGATACGACAAGCTACATCAAAAGACGTTCGAAACATCGCAACCCTACTTGAGCAAAAAGCGCTCTCCCTCAAAGCCGGTGGCAGTAGCCAGTGGTCTGCTTATCTTGAGCAAGACATCGAGCAACTCGTCGTGCGAGATTTAGAAGCCGGTCGCCTGTATGTCTTTGAGGATCAGAACGAGCTGCTTGGTTCCGTTGCCCTGCTTCCTTCGCTCGAATGGGATCAATCCTTGTGGGATGATGTAGAAGGTCTGTATATCCATCGAATCGTCGTCAGCGACCGCGCAAAAGGACGTGGAGTCGGTCGGAAACTGCTGGAACATGCGATTGCTGTGACAGAGGACGAAGGGGAAATCCTGCGACTCGACTGTGTCGCTTCAAACGAGTTTCTCAATGCGTATTACACGTCATTCGGCTTCGTCCATCAAGGAACACGGGACGGGTTCGCGATTTACGAGTATGAACGCATCGAAGCGACAGCCTGAAGCGGTTCAATCAAGACAACGGTCGTTTCGTTTGGTATGGTAAGAGAAAAAGAACGGTTCAAGGAGTGATCGGATGCGATTGAATATTGGCTTCATCGGCTTTGGCAAAAGTACGACCCGTTACCATTTACCGTACGTGATGATCGAGGACAACTATCACGTCACCTGGATTTACAATCGGAAGGAAAAACCGGAGCTGTTCGCGTCCTATCAGGATCGACTGCCAGATGCACGTTTTACGACGGATGTGTCTGAGATGCTCGCTGACCCGGCACTTGATGTCGTCGTCATCAATACACCACCGGCTACCCATTTCGAATACGCGTTGCTCGCCTTGCAACATCAAAAGCATGTTCTCGTCGAAAAGCCGTTTACCGTGACTGAAGAGGAGACGAAGCGTTTATTTGCGGAAGCACATGCGCAAGGCGTCAAGATTCTCGCCTATCAAAACCGACGTTACGACAGCGACTTCCAAGTCGTCGCGCAAATCATCCGGTCCGGGAAACTTGGTCGTCTCGTCGAGGTCGTCTCGCAATTTGATCTATTCCGCCCAGAAGCGGCGTCAGCTGATGCGCGTCACGAAAACGGTGCGCTTTACGGACTCGGCGTCCATACGCTCGATCAAATCATCGCTTTGTTCGGAAAACCGGACAAGGTCGCCTTTGACGTGCGCAGTGTTCGACTGCCGCATAATCCAGACGACGCGTTTGCGATTGATCTCTATTATCCGGAGCTGAAAGTCAGTGTTCGGACGAGTCACGTCGCGCTTGCTCCGGCACCGAGGTGGATGTTACACGGAACGAACGGTACGTTCATCAAACAACACGTCGATCGGCAAGAGCTCGACCTGAAAGCGAACTACTTCCCGGGAGAAGAGGGGTTCGGTGAGGATTCGGAAGACGATTACGGTCGTTTGATTTATCATGATGAACACGGTCACTTACAAGACGTCCGGATTCCGAGTCCCGTCGGTGATTACGGCAAGCTGTACCGTGCCTTTTACCGTAGTATCGTCGAAGATGCACCGCTTCCGGTGAAAGAAGAGGATACCTTGTTTGTTGCCCATCTGCTCGAACAGGCTTTTGCGCAACCGTCACCTTATATCTTGACGATCCAAAATTAAATTTTATTTTGATTTCAGGATGATGACAACTCGACTGTGCCCGTAGGCATGGTCGGTTTTTTTTGATATAAAGAACAAGTGTATTCCTGATTTTTCAGATTTTTCTTAAGAAATGTTGATTATTTTTTCAAAAAGTTGGGAAAAGGGGAATGTCTCACCAAATCTAAACATAGGGGGTCTATCATGAAACGATTCTTATCCGCATTGCTCGTAGCGGCTGTCATCGTTGGGGTACTCAGCCCTTCGTTGATCGCTGAGGCCGCGACGAAGTTGACCGTGACGACGGAGGTCTTGCGTGTCCGCGAAAAACCGTCGACATCGAGTAAGATTCTCGGTAACGTCTACAAAGGGAACGCCTACACTTCAAAGGGAACGTCCGGCAGCTGGTATAAAATCAGCTACAAATCCCGCACAGGCTACATACACAAGAACTACGTCAAATCGTCTTCATCGAAATATACGTCGACAGGAACGAAGTATACGACGGTCGGCACACTCAACGTCCGGACAGGTGCTGGAACGAAGTATAAAGTCGTAGGACAGCTGAATAAAGGGGTTGCCGTTGCGACATACGGCACGTCAGGGAGCTGGACACGGATTCTCTACAAGGGAAGCTACCGCTATATCTCGACGCAATACGTTTCGAAGTCAAAACCATCGACGACGACGAAGCAGTTAAACGTTCCGTACTACAACCAATATTCACTCGGGTATCCATCTGGCTGTGAGTTCGTCTCGTTGAAGATGGCACTCGAATACAAGAAAAAAGCCGTTTCTGCTGCGTCACTCTATAATCAAATGCCGAAAAGCATGAAGAACGCGACGTATAAAAACGGGAAGTATTACTGGGCAGATCCACAAAAGATGTTCACAGGTAATCCCGCTGGAACGCTCGACTACTACAAGAACTGGGGAATCTATCCGAAAGGAATTCTACCTCTCGCTAAAAAATACCGCAGCGGGTCCGTTGATATCTCAAAACAAGGTGTTTCAAAGATTGAGAGTGAGATCCGTAGCGGAAACCCGGTCATCGTCTGGGCAACGGTCGATTTCAAAAATCCATACGGTTATTTCTCTTGGATTAAACCAGACGGTAAAACATTCACAGGGTACCGTAATTATCATGTCATGCTTGTGACGGGTGTCTCGAGCGGTTCGTTCTACGTTTCAGATCCATATCGTGGCAAGTATAGTGTCAGTCGCTCGCAGTTCACATCCGTTTTCAATCAAACGGGACAATATGCGTTATCTGTTCGTTAATTCCTCATCCGGTCGCCCCGACGCGACCGGATTTTTGTCATTTTCAGGCATATTGATACGAAAACTACTGTAAAATGAAGGAGTTCACCGGCTAGGTGTGTAAAAGAATGACAATGTATCCATGAAAGGAAGTGAAGAGATGGAAGATCCACGGATCACGCGTCTCGAGCAGGAGGTCGAAGCGTTACGCCAACGCGTGGCTGCCCTTGAAGGACAGCACACTTCGTCTGTCGCACCTGAACCGAGCGAACCAGAAGTGAGTACGGTCGCCCGCCCAGCTCCGCGCCCTGCTTATACGAAACGAAAACCGGTTGTTCCTCCACCAACATTTAAGGAAAAACGCTCCCGCGAAGACTGGGAACAGGTCATCGCGACCGTTTGGTTACCCCGGATTGGAGCCATATTCGCCGCACTTGGGGCTTTGTTCCTCTTTTCCTACGCCTCGGTTGCCGGTCTGATCAGTCCGCCTGTCCGCATCGGAAGTGGGGTATTGATCGGTTTACTCGTCATCGCCCTTGGAGAATACCAGTATGAGAAGAAACGACGTGAGCTCGGGGTCGGACTCGTCGCGACCGGTACGATCGTCGCCTTGGCGGCACTGTTCGCCGGGATGGCCTTATATCAATTCTATCCACCATCTTTAGCCTTCTTACTTGAGCTCGTCGTCGTCTTCATCGCGTACGGTTTGATGCTCTGGATGCGATCGCAAGCCTTGCTCGTCCTCGTATCCATCACCGGCTTCTTATTACCGTATCTGCAATTATCAGATAATCCAAACTTACCGCTTTTCTTATTGTACGAAGTCATCCTCTTCGCAGCGATCTTCTTTGCGGTTGACCGACTGAAGGCAAAAAAAGCGTTTGTCTTCGCTTGGGTGATCTTTACGATCGCACTCGCGTTCGGTCTACTCTCGTTAGAGCTCTACTGGCTTGATGAACAGGTACCACGACTTGATGAATGGTCTCTCTTACTTGCGACATTCTTCGGCTACGGTGCGACTTCCTTCGTCGGAAAACGGATTCAGTTTGAGAAGAACGTCCCAAGTTGGCTCGCTGGGGGTGTCGTCTTACTGACGTTACTGATCCTTGACTGGTCGTTCGGTACGCTGATCGCGATTCTGTTCGCTGGCACTGCCTATCTGCTCGCTGAACGATTGAAGGATCTCGCTCAAAACGGTGTCGGTCACGTCGCCTTACTCGTCGCCGTCCTCTTGATTCCGGCAGATGCCCTCAGCTGGACGTATCAACTGCGCTACTTTTTGATTGCTGGATTAATCGCTGCATTCTGGTTCGTTCCACGAGCGCGAATGCCACACCAACGGTTATTTAACGTCGGATTGTATGTCGTCTTCATCTTCTCGGCTGTCGTTGACTATGAAACCTATCAAAACCTAGGTTTATCCTACGCCTTGACCGTTCTAGCGATGGTCCTAGCTTCGACGGCGTTCGTCTTACTCCTCGTTCAGACACATCGTGATCCGAGGTGGAAAGGGTCGTGGCAACTCGTACTTGTCCTAGCGGCGATCGGTGTTTTTACGACCTATACGTTGATCATCATGGAGTTACCGTTCTATCGCGGTCTTGAAGAGACAGCGCGTAGTACGACGTTATCCGCGGCTTATATCGTCCTTGCCCTCGTGCTCGTCGCGATCGGTCGGATGCGGACGTCGTCGACATGGCGGTTATCCGGGTTGTTGCTCCTGACGATCAGTGCCGTCAAGCTTTTATTGTTTGACTTGTCATTCCTCACCTTGTTCCAAAAAGCGTTCGTCTTCATTGGCTTTGGGATTGTCACGTTCATTATTTCACGGACCTATTTCAAAAAACGAAAAAAAAATACCTGACAAAGCGCTTGGATTGGTCAAAAATGACTAATTCAAGCTTTTTTTATTACGCAAAAATTTTTATTGATAACGATTATCATTGTCGTCTATACTGATGAAGGAACTGACTTAACCATTTACAGGGGGAACGATAGATGAAACAAGCATTGTTGATGACAGGCGCACTCGCGGTCGTCTTAGCGGGTTGTAGTGAAGCCAAACAAGCGGAGAAACCAGCACCGAAAAAGGAGAATTTCGATCAGGTCGTCACCGATTACCGGACGTATGCAATCAATGAAATCGATACGTTCGTTCGTGAGACAGAAAAATTCACCGATGCCGTTCAAGCGGGCAAACTGGAAGAAGCGAAAGCATTGTACGCACCGACGCGGATGTATTACGAACGCGCGGAACCGATCGCGGAAGTGTTCGGTGATCTCGATCCGAAAATCGATGCGCGAGCAGGCGATGTCAAAGCGTCGGAGTGGGGTGGCTACCACCGGATCGAACAAGGGTTGTTTGAAAAGGGAACGACAAAAGGCTATGAAGCGTACGCGAAGCAATTGATGAAAGACGTTCATTTACTGCGGGCGAAGGTCGAGACGGTCGAGGTGACGCCGGAACTACTCGTCACGGGGGCGACGGATCTATTAAACGAAGTCTCGACGT contains:
- a CDS encoding GNAT family N-acetyltransferase, with product MIRQATSKDVRNIATLLEQKALSLKAGGSSQWSAYLEQDIEQLVVRDLEAGRLYVFEDQNELLGSVALLPSLEWDQSLWDDVEGLYIHRIVVSDRAKGRGVGRKLLEHAIAVTEDEGEILRLDCVASNEFLNAYYTSFGFVHQGTRDGFAIYEYERIEATA
- a CDS encoding oxidoreductase — its product is MRLNIGFIGFGKSTTRYHLPYVMIEDNYHVTWIYNRKEKPELFASYQDRLPDARFTTDVSEMLADPALDVVVINTPPATHFEYALLALQHQKHVLVEKPFTVTEEETKRLFAEAHAQGVKILAYQNRRYDSDFQVVAQIIRSGKLGRLVEVVSQFDLFRPEAASADARHENGALYGLGVHTLDQIIALFGKPDKVAFDVRSVRLPHNPDDAFAIDLYYPELKVSVRTSHVALAPAPRWMLHGTNGTFIKQHVDRQELDLKANYFPGEEGFGEDSEDDYGRLIYHDEHGHLQDVRIPSPVGDYGKLYRAFYRSIVEDAPLPVKEEDTLFVAHLLEQAFAQPSPYILTIQN
- a CDS encoding C39 family peptidase; translation: MKRFLSALLVAAVIVGVLSPSLIAEAATKLTVTTEVLRVREKPSTSSKILGNVYKGNAYTSKGTSGSWYKISYKSRTGYIHKNYVKSSSSKYTSTGTKYTTVGTLNVRTGAGTKYKVVGQLNKGVAVATYGTSGSWTRILYKGSYRYISTQYVSKSKPSTTTKQLNVPYYNQYSLGYPSGCEFVSLKMALEYKKKAVSAASLYNQMPKSMKNATYKNGKYYWADPQKMFTGNPAGTLDYYKNWGIYPKGILPLAKKYRSGSVDISKQGVSKIESEIRSGNPVIVWATVDFKNPYGYFSWIKPDGKTFTGYRNYHVMLVTGVSSGSFYVSDPYRGKYSVSRSQFTSVFNQTGQYALSVR
- a CDS encoding DUF2339 domain-containing protein; protein product: MEDPRITRLEQEVEALRQRVAALEGQHTSSVAPEPSEPEVSTVARPAPRPAYTKRKPVVPPPTFKEKRSREDWEQVIATVWLPRIGAIFAALGALFLFSYASVAGLISPPVRIGSGVLIGLLVIALGEYQYEKKRRELGVGLVATGTIVALAALFAGMALYQFYPPSLAFLLELVVVFIAYGLMLWMRSQALLVLVSITGFLLPYLQLSDNPNLPLFLLYEVILFAAIFFAVDRLKAKKAFVFAWVIFTIALAFGLLSLELYWLDEQVPRLDEWSLLLATFFGYGATSFVGKRIQFEKNVPSWLAGGVVLLTLLILDWSFGTLIAILFAGTAYLLAERLKDLAQNGVGHVALLVAVLLIPADALSWTYQLRYFLIAGLIAAFWFVPRARMPHQRLFNVGLYVVFIFSAVVDYETYQNLGLSYALTVLAMVLASTAFVLLLVQTHRDPRWKGSWQLVLVLAAIGVFTTYTLIIMELPFYRGLEETARSTTLSAAYIVLALVLVAIGRMRTSSTWRLSGLLLLTISAVKLLLFDLSFLTLFQKAFVFIGFGIVTFIISRTYFKKRKKNT
- the efeO gene encoding iron uptake system protein EfeO; translation: MKQALLMTGALAVVLAGCSEAKQAEKPAPKKENFDQVVTDYRTYAINEIDTFVRETEKFTDAVQAGKLEEAKALYAPTRMYYERAEPIAEVFGDLDPKIDARAGDVKASEWGGYHRIEQGLFEKGTTKGYEAYAKQLMKDVHLLRAKVETVEVTPELLVTGATDLLNEVSTSKVTGEEDRYSHTDLYDFAANVEGAEKIYDLLNPALKKQDAALSKEIAARFKDVHALLDAKKQGDGYVLYTSLSKQDVKQMSVAINELAEPLSKMGIVLEG